One part of the Xiphophorus maculatus strain JP 163 A chromosome 1, X_maculatus-5.0-male, whole genome shotgun sequence genome encodes these proteins:
- the LOC111608151 gene encoding uncharacterized protein LOC111608151, giving the protein MAKMTRDSCGDPLLEEHIGSLLPVGCGAEPVFNFSWYKEIEPYGSGNDDEDDIYHPEKDTTAVPTRTLMWTSSLRDRSKLTEGIKVPVNSNRSSPRLPPRFTPSPEIRHSSFQHLLRIHLNAFNKRLSMLEGNTLDMKESIRSMENQQSHLNTHLTKLIAVHSLQDKDKKISELERSYTDMDTRLKRLEGRLEILIDGFTALAQQMNKMKRARHTSRRLQEKRFLPPFSTVIAVPLYSTPQSVIRAESTESPLAVRATVPQSIPTPSVVLTKQSHLVIPQRNRKLKSGVITTTKSLAVTKSAKSHVPPKQTNKFKTTLGKESKTVPKSTLETPVKPQTKRPKGSRSSVTAKHISQPRQTKSRKTKQEAAVTKFQLEPPAHKSKPSTTSQLHKQSGQAKKKDSLPLIKNSGRGKAVRSDAPDQKMSNGKKLSEPHKGNSKQNYTMTKESPKKVSTNTQRTKPYAVRKTQSSTKRASNSNSKSISLKKSDTTVRNKVRSSIVHKTSKKGEPKEKANSKSGVMDLLKLLNGDYKSSKRRKDQEGSLHIVLGKVAIPIKIIPDY; this is encoded by the exons ATGGCAAAGATGACCAG AGACAGTTGTGGGGATCCTCTCCTGGAAGAGCACATTGGCAGCCTCCTACCTGTGGGATGTGGAGCAGAGCCAGTCTTCAATTTCAGCTGGTATAAAGAGATAGAGCCCTATGGTAGTGGgaatgatgatgaagatgatatttatcatccagaaaaagACACTACTGCTGTCCCTACTCGGACATTAATGTGGACTTCATCTCTCCGTGACAGATCAAAATTAACTGAAGGCATTAAGGTCCCAGTCAATTCGAACAGGTCATCTCCCAGACTGCCACCCCGTTTCACTCCCAGCCCAGAAATAAGGCACTCCAGCTTTCAACACCTGCTTCGAATTCACCTCAATGCCTTCAACAAGCGCTTGAGCATGCTAGAAGGCAACACACTAGATATGAAAGAAAGTATTCGTAGTATGGAGAaccagcagagtcacctcaacaCTCATCTGACGAAGCTTATTGCCGTCCATTCACTGCAAGATAAGGACAAGAAGATATCCGAGCTGGAGAGAAGCTACACAGACATGGATACTCGACTTAAAAGACTGGAGGGACGGCTGGAGATTTTAATTGACGGCTTCACGGCACTCGCTCAACAGATGAACAAGATGAAACGTGCAAGACACACATCCCGTCGGCTCCAAGAAAAGAGGTTTCTGCCTCCATTCAGTACAGTCATTGCTGTTCCGCTGTATTCAACTCCTCAGTCTGTGATCAGAGCTGAATCCACTGAATCGCCACTCGCTGTGAGAGCTACAGTGCCCCAAAGCATACCCACTCCAAGtgttgttttaaccaaacaaagCCATCTCGTAATCcctcagagaaacagaaagctgAAATCAGGAGTGATCACTACTACCAAGTCCCTAGCGGTAACAAAATCAGCCAAAAGTCATGTCCCAcccaagcaaacaaacaaatttaagacAACCCTTGGTAAGGAGAGCAAGACTGTTCCAAAGTCTACATTGGAAACTCCAGTAAAGCCTCAAACCAAAAGGCCAAAGGGTAGCAGGTCATCTGTGACCGCTAAACATATTTCACAGCCAAGGCAAACAAAGTCCAGGAAAACTAAACAAGAGGCAGCCGTCACTAAATTTCAACTTGAACCCCCAGCTCACAAATCAAAGCCTTCGACGACCTCTCAGCTGCATAAACAGTCTGGCCAAGCCAAGAAAAAGGATTCTTTGCCGCTTATCAAAAACAGTGGACGAGGCAAGGCTGTAAGATCAGATGCACCTGACCAGAAGATGTCTAACGGCAAGAAACTCTCAGAGCCACACAAGGGAAACTCTAAGCAAAATTACACAATGACTAAAGAATCTCCCAAAAAAGtctccacaaacacacaacgGACAAAACCTTATGCTGTCAGAAAGACCCAATCCTCAACAAAAAGGGCGAGTAACTCTAACAGCAAATCTATTTCCCTTAAAAAGTCTGACACAACAGTACGTAATAAAGTCAGGTCTTCCATTGTCCACAAAACAAGCAAGAAAGGAGAACCTAAGGAAAAAGCTAACTCAAAATCTGGAGTTATGGATCTGCTGAAGCTCTTAAATGGAGATTACAAGTCTTCAAAACGAAGGAAGGATCAAGAGGGTTCTCTTCATATTGTTTTAGGAAAAGTTGCTATTCCTATAAAAATCATCCCAGATTACTAA